ATTTGTACAGCCCATTCCTTTGGCGTTACCATCTGTGGATCCAAGTTCACTAATAAACCATAAAGTTTATACAAGGTGGCCAGAAGACAACAACTTCTATGAGGCCACCATAACACGATATAACCCTGTGACGGTTTGTTTCAATTTTTGCTACTGTTTTGATCCTTAATGCAGGTATGCATCAGTGCCCAGTAACCTTCTTTCATGTTCTCTCTAGGGTGAGCATGGACTTGTCTATGACATGGGCACACAAGCCGAGAGTTGGGAATCAGTTAGACTTTGTGATGTAAGCACTGTTTGCCTCCAATGCTTCTACTCATTTTCTCTTTACccctttctttcttcttttcttctgtaTTTAGTTGTGTTCTTTAGTTATACGCCATCTAAGCTTACTTCTTCGTTATGCTTTCTGGCTATGAATAATTGTTTTTTCTGTGTTATTTGTGCTAGTCTCTGTTGATTGATGCCAACAAGATACTATCTGCTCATGTGCTCCTGTAAACTTAAAATGTAAAGTATAAAAGATTTGTAGTTGTAGCACTTCCCTTACCAAAATTATATTTTTGCAGTGGTGCAGTAGCCTAGGTACTGTACTCTTATTGATTTGCTGGAGCTGGAATTTACTTGCTAGTATGATCTAGAGTATGGATATGTGTTGAATTAACATGTTTGATCTGTAGGTGAATTAAAATTTGCCTGCTGAATTAGCATGGCTGATTTCTCACATTTCCATTAATTATTCAGTTAAAGATTGATAAACGCTCCTTAAACAGATGGCACCTGAAGATATAAGATGGGGATTTGATGGACACCTTTCAAATCGTGATGTCTGGAGCCCTTCTGGCCCTATGTTGATGAGGCACATGACCAACAATGGTGCTATGGCAGGTTCAATCAAGGGAAGAGGGAGGTTATCAATAAATGAGACTATAAAGGACTATGCTCCACCTGAAAATGGCACCAATAGGAATTTTGATCATGTCGACATACCAAATACCGGAAGTGTTGTTATGGAGGTAAATTTCAATCAACAGTTAGACATTAAAAAGGTAGTCAGATATAATTGTCTCACGGTTGTATGTTCCTAACACAGGTGAAGAGGGTATTGTTCAACCCAAATATGCCTGAAATCGAGAAGGCAAGGAAACTTTTGAAAGTGAGTTAATTATTCTGTTCAAATGTTCTTTTCATTTGAAAATGCTGTGTGATTGAAAAAATCGTTATCATATTTTCTTTCCCTCCTTTGAGTCACAACACAAAACACTTGCTCTTTTAGGATCAGGAGCAGTCATTACTTGATGCAATTGCCAGACTTGATGAAGCATCTGATAGCGATAATGGTAAGTTCCTGGCCAGTTCTACTTCATTGAAGATCAGATAATACTATAGGGAAAGATAGTACTCACCCCCTTCCAAAAGTTAGATGTTTTAACTTTTTCCTATGTCATACTTTTCTAACTTTGACCCAATTTAGAGTAAAATTACACCGCCACTCTGTAAACTGTTGCGTCATACTCATCCAAGTCCCCGAACTATGAAATTGTAGATCTAGGTCCGTAAACTATTTAAGTACCCCAATTCTGATCCAAAGCACCCATATCATAGCAAATTAGCTAATGTGGAGCTCTAGCATGAAATTGACATGTTGCTCCGCAGCTCATGTTTACACGGTCGGTCCCTATACTATATGTGATCAGGGATTCTAACAAAGGTTGCCAAACTATGAAATTGCAAACCTAGGGCTCTAAAGTACTCAAATCATGGTCCAAAGCATCTATgagcctgtttgtttcagcttctggcagcttctggccactaAAAGCTGCtacggactgccaaacgctcagcttttcagccagtttctataaaattcgttggggcaaaaaccatctaaaatcaacataaacacataatcggttcagtcgttgtaatagtaggaatccatcactttctagatcctgagccctatgaacaactttatcttcctccacacgtaatcgtaatgatactcagattctccccacagccagattttcaaaAAAGCTGgttagaaaaaagctgaaccaaacaggccctcgtCTGCCGATGTAAGGGTGACACTGCTGGAACGAGCTATGCAGGGTTCTCAACTACAGCAAGCTCAAAAGACAGTGTCCATGCATGGTGCACAGAATGAGTTGCTGCCACTTAAGGTCTTCATGCAGATGCTCTTCTATGAGAAAGCTTGTGTGGTGACACTATATAGTCCATCACAGCAGGCTGCAGCAAGATTTGGAACCTAAATGAGAGTCCCCAAACTATTATAGTCCATCACAAGGTCAAGAACCTCTCTAGTGAGCCGGACAACAATAGTTTGGAGATCAAAATGAGAGTGACATATTAGTTTATGGGCCGGCCGTGTAGTTTACTCTTATAGGAGAAACTACTAACATCAATACCAAACAAATGAACGTCCAATACATATTTTAATGGTGGATGTTGGTGCCTTTTTCTATACACTTCCAAGACAAATATAAGGTTAAATCACGAGAAAACTAAAATGACTTTTATTTTTTTGGAAGAGGTAGTATTTGCTAATGGTTTTTTGTATAAAATAGAATTCTTGGATGAATCATTTGAGAGACTGTAATTTTAACTGGTGGTGTATTGAAGTCTTCCTGGATGCTTGTTGAATGGACATCAGAAATGTACATTCGCCAGCTGATGCATCTTACATGGTGTATTCATGCTTCGTATATTTCCCTGACCATTTTTTGTGTTACAGAAGATATGGCCATGGAAGGCCGAATGGGTTCTGCTGGGGAAAGGAATGGCATCACTACGTAGTTGCTTCTGGCATGTTGGAATTTTGGTAGATTAACATGCATTTGTGTAGCACCTACCTCGACCGCAGAACAAGGAAACCACATTATGGCAAAACTGCATGCCAGAAAATGGTGTCCTGGAAACGGTTGACGCCTGAAATGGGATTTTTTGGCTACACAAAATTGAGCGCACGAGCGGCAGAGATGCAAATGTTAAAGAACTGTTTAAGCGCCATTGCATGGTGTTTCCTATGTAGCAAACTAGAGGCAACTAAATGTTCTAGTTGATCATTAGCATGGAGCACTTAGCATTCCTGATTCAGTACAGGTAGATGTCTAACACTCCAGCATAATATCCAACTTGGCTGTTCTTGTACTCTAATGTGAAAAAGGATTGTTGTGCACGCTTTTCATGTAAGCCTCGAGTGAGTAGCCGAGCTTTGTTCTGGACGCTTAGGCACCGTTGGGGGTGGCTAGGGCGATCAGgttaggctatccgcaaccgttatcCCTAAATTTTtctccctatatcactttttccccTATTTCttcccctattttttcatctgccgcagcggttccccctaaatactccctctATACCtcactaccactataaaatatcattttctataccaactattaattttttatctactaacaattactcgtggactcacagcacagtgtttagggtgatgaacagtgacacgctacatctagagggagagagaagcggaccgacacgtagggggcgctgtagggggcaccgctgcggccatagggtgccccctacagccgacatgcaaggggagggggagcggtagggtcGACTGCTGCGGTCagtcttagagcatctccaacaggcATGGCCGGATGCCGCCATGGGGATTGGCTGGCCTCACGCGAACAGGTTAGAGCGTGCTCAACAGTGATGTCGACTCATTGATGAGACGTGCTCCTTCGTGAAATAAAAGATTCTAAATTTCCAGAGGAACAAAAGGGAATGAAAGTATATGATTAATCTAAATGATACGTACACACAAATAGTGTGGAAGCAGTCTATTTTTAGATAAAATAAATAGATATTGGAGTTGGGTATGTTTTTTTTGAGCTTTATATTTTTAAAGAGCCTAATATAGCAGTATCGGGAGAACACCgatttttttgttttttagcccCTTTTGTTACAAAAATTTACAATTAGACCCCCAGAAATTTTATatgcatttttggaccctttgctcggcgccatagcctatgacgCCGAGCTCTGATGTGGCGACGAGAGTTAGGGTTGACGTGGAGGCTGATGTGtcccctagctcggcgccacagatcttggcgccgagctaggggtTTAGATCCGCGCCGTGGTCCTCCTGCTCATTCCCTTCTCATGTCGTCCCGCAGCTTTTCGCCGCCGTCGCCCATCGCCGCACGCCGAGGCGCCAGGCCGCCATCCCACGTCGCGCCCCTCCTCCGTCGTCGCCCCACGCCGCGGCAACTGCCCAACGCCACGCCCTCACGCCGTCTCCCCACGCCGCGACAGTCGCCGCGGCCGCCGACCCACACCGCGgcctcctccgccgccgccacaCACGTCGCCGCCTCCTCCTCTGCTCATTCCCTCCTCCGCCGCCACCAGGCACGCCGCGCCCACTCCGAGCAGCCGTCCCACGCCGCGGCCCCCTCCACCGTCGCGCCGTCCTCCAAGCCCGGCGTCCTCACCGCCACGACGTCCTCCGGCCCGCTGCCCTTGCCGTTCTCCTCGCTGTCAAGCCCCTCGTCCCCACGGCCGACCCTCCTCCCCACGGTAATGGTTTACTTAGTTTTTAGTAATTAGTTAGCTAATTTATTTGGTATAATGTATAGATCGATAGCTATTCACTTAGTATAAATAGTTAGCTAGGTATTTATTTGTTAGTATATATatttagtgattatatagttagtaAATTGGTAGCATATTGTTAGTGTATTGGATGTAGGAAAGTGAGTAATTATAAACGGTTTAGCATATACTTGTAGCATATTGTTTAGCACATTGATATCACATGGTTagcatattgtttattatgtagctatcgtgcagttttctgtgttggcaaccatcgtgttgttgtttctttgcaggttttagaaattatcactttataggggaggtgctaccgaattttttattgacaatagtattttttgtacataggtgttcttccgacttgaccttctccaccattagctggactcgtacgtgatctcaggtatacattgatttcgtacattattcatagattatgtaatttcggTTAATGTGGTCATTTATTATTTACTATATAGTAAGtagttattatttatttattaagtACTGAGGCACTAGTATTTAGCCAatattgagttagtaatccatgtttacaatagatggacaccctagtgacactataccatggaggaagcgtGGAGACAGATGATTATGGGAATGCTAGTTTTTatggtatgaagaacatgaccatGATGTCCGATGAAAGACCCTCTTTTGCCCAGATTTTCtttcgagcttgtgaggagattagttgcaatttaaacgaccctagaatatcaattcagggtttgttgtcccatattacatcTGGGACAattgtccgacggttgatctccattacctcagaagatgattgAGTGAGATATgtaagaattgtgaagacgattgttccaccatgtttggatgtggttgttcgaaagttatctgttagtcattgcgatgctccagtcgggttgtctccacaaatgccaaatgtatctcgtattgaagctcctttgcTAGAGCTTCCAgaagaagtggttgttgtgcccgatgctcaatcggggCCGAACGAGTATGAGATTTCTCGTCCTCTTCAtggcgtttgtggggcttctaatccGGTGGTACCCCCACAGGAGATaccattgacccaggatccaattcaggatcatcctagtaagtgtctttaACACGTTGTTCATATCCATcgttatttcgtttgattagactttttaatgtaGTATTTCCTGCTTCGACGTGATGCAGGATCTCCACAACTACATAATGGTGCTTATCTTGATGTGCCTGTATCATAcaatatggacaacatatgcagggcatcaaatagtgttgatgttcagattgaggatgaggaggagccatatgaggctgcacaGGCCTTAGATTTTGATGATTaccgtccggttcaagaaatgaccgagcaagaaattgaactcataagacgtttgtgtcccGAGCGTGACCCTACAatacatgaatttagcagtctAAGTCATTCCACCGGTGCATATGCAGAAGGACGTGatgatgaactgctagaggctccggataacaccgacagcattgagattaaggtgggcttacttttcaaggaccttcctacactgagacgatggctacaaGAATATTCTGTGAACCGCAAGAGGCCGTTCAAGGCGAGACACTCGTATGCATAGTgtcgttacactgttgtgtgtgaggtgtcggaatgtaattggagggtatgtgcccaAAGGCAGAAGGAAACtggaaagtttaagatcaccaaaattgtaggtccacgcacttgtgcccagacagagctgagctctaagcatcgtcagttgacatctaccctaATTGCGAAAAGGCtattggggatattgaagggtcagccaaacttgaaggtgaagtcaattatgaccatgacttcggagctgtttggttacaggatcaagtatgggaaagcatggagggcaaagcagcgagcatggaagatgatatacggggattaggaggagggttatgagaagttaccagcattgttcaatgcaatcAAAGCAAAAAACCTAGGTatgcattacgagtacatccccaaacctaatgaatggaggaacgacaaagagatcttctttcgtgctttctggtgtttctcgcagtgcatagaggccttcaggcattgtcgtcccgtgctctctattgatggtacttttctgcttgggaagtataagggcacattgttggttgccatatcatgTGACGCAGACAACGCAttggttcctttggcatttgctttggtggagagggagaacatagatagttggtcttggttcttgcgaCTTGTTCGGATCCATGTTGTGGGCCCTGGTCGCGAGGTTGGTGTAATATCTCacagacaccaaggtattcttaatgcagtgcaagagcagattcctggctacgcacccatgcaccacagatggtgcacttgacatctagcagaaaatcttcttcgaaaggatcGTAGCAAGGCTAACTTCCTCCTTTTTGAGGAGGTCTGTCGACAGTTGGTGGTTTCGTTTTTCGAggataagttgaaggaactaaaagatgcaacaaatgctgaaggtaaGAACTGGAGTGCTGGATTGCTGAGGGAACCGCAGAAATGGTCAAGGGCCTATGACGAAGGTGGCTGGAGGTTCGAGTTCCAGACTagcaacatggccgagtcatttaaCAGTGTGCTCAAGGGTATACACGGCATACCAGtcaatgctatagtaacattcactttttaTAGGCTCGTGACTTGGTTACACGCACAGGCCAAGGCAATGCGGGagacttggccacaactcacgtacatgcatttggacacttagtcaggtgtgataCATTTTAATATTTTATTCTATACAACTTTTATTGTACTATGTCAATGTTTTTGTTACACTTAAACTTTTATTGTACTATGTCAATGTGTTTGTTACATTTTAATATTTTTACTAACCTTGATATCTTAATTTGCAGGATGACGCAGTTCCACTTGCTGGACCCTCACTACGACGAGCACCACAGGGGCCGTCTCACCGCAGAGGGAGAGGTAATATTTTGCACATATATTAAAATTTCGAATTAGTATATGCGACATATATTTGACTAATCAAATTACTTTGATTGCTTGGTGTTGCCCATTCTGTGGGTCCGAACCCACGACCAGTTTCTAGAGGAGATGACGTACGATGATAGGTACACTCCTCTCCTAGAGAGGGCTGGCTTGGACGTCGTATAGTTCTAGGTTCGCCGTGGACTGCCCACTTTCAACCCAGCGGCGTTGACGACTCTGGTCGACAGGTAAAGACTTCTATATTTGTTTAACTTTTACAATAATCACATCTACTTTGCATACTAATGATTTTGTATTCATTTGTCTTCCAATAGGTGGCGGCCAGAGACTCACACTTTCCACCTTCCCTGCGGTGAGATGACCGTGACGCTGGAAGATTGGCAGAAGATTATTGGTCTCAGCATTATGGGTCGTCCAGTgaccagtcaggcagcaccaggtgGTTGGAGGCAGATGGTAGAGGCCTTCCTTGGGAGACTGCTTCCTGATGACCTACGAGGTAGCCACAACACCAGAGTCCCACTCACCTGGCTTAGGCAGGCTT
This portion of the Zea mays cultivar B73 chromosome 2, Zm-B73-REFERENCE-NAM-5.0, whole genome shotgun sequence genome encodes:
- the LOC100284072 gene encoding protein EMSY-LIKE 3 isoform X1, whose amino-acid sequence is MKAVGYSPYDSSGTDDDLPPAQNRGLRGRSFSGNVVASAGAFPYMRANNDLESEIHRVEQDAYTGILRAFKVQSDAISWEKESLITELRKELRVSDEEHRELLNKVNEDGTIRRMRELRQAGGSPSGLHHGNMVLYGAEPGSTTKRQRASHSIPLQSAGLQSPMMPSHSVSSAKWGPLQARGTKARTPIPLALPSVDPSSLINHKVYTRWPEDNNFYEATITRYNPVTGEHGLVYDMGTQAESWESVRLCDMAPEDIRWGFDGHLSNRDVWSPSGPMLMRHMTNNGAMAGSIKGRGRLSINETIKDYAPPENGTNRNFDHVDIPNTGSVVMEVKRVLFNPNMPEIEKARKLLKDQEQSLLDAIARLDEASDSDNDMAMEGRMGSAGERNGITT
- the LOC100284072 gene encoding protein EMSY-LIKE 3 isoform X2, yielding MVCCRVVHFIYYSIGSSPFIVGTDDDLPPAQNRGLRGRSFSGNVVASAGAFPYMRANNDLESEIHRVEQDAYTGILRAFKVQSDAISWEKESLITELRKELRVSDEEHRELLNKVNEDGTIRRMRELRQAGGSPSGLHHGNMVLYGAEPGSTTKRQRASHSIPLQSAGLQSPMMPSHSVSSAKWGPLQARGTKARTPIPLALPSVDPSSLINHKVYTRWPEDNNFYEATITRYNPVTGEHGLVYDMGTQAESWESVRLCDMAPEDIRWGFDGHLSNRDVWSPSGPMLMRHMTNNGAMAGSIKGRGRLSINETIKDYAPPENGTNRNFDHVDIPNTGSVVMEVKRVLFNPNMPEIEKARKLLKDQEQSLLDAIARLDEASDSDNEFLDESFERL
- the LOC100284072 gene encoding protein EMSY-LIKE 3 isoform X3; this translates as MKAVGYSPYDSSAQNRGLRGRSFSGNVVASAGAFPYMRANNDLESEIHRVEQDAYTGILRAFKVQSDAISWEKESLITELRKELRVSDEEHRELLNKVNEDGTIRRMRELRQAGGSPSGLHHGNMVLYGAEPGSTTKRQRASHSIPLQSAGLQSPMMPSHSVSSAKWGPLQARGTKARTPIPLALPSVDPSSLINHKVYTRWPEDNNFYEATITRYNPVTGEHGLVYDMGTQAESWESVRLCDMAPEDIRWGFDGHLSNRDVWSPSGPMLMRHMTNNGAMAGSIKGRGRLSINETIKDYAPPENGTNRNFDHVDIPNTGSVVMEVKRVLFNPNMPEIEKARKLLKDQEQSLLDAIARLDEASDSDNEDMAMEGRMGSAGERNGITT
- the LOC100284072 gene encoding protein EMSY-LIKE 3 isoform X5, coding for MVCCRVVHFIYYSIGSSPFIVGTDDDLPPAQNRGLRGRSFSGNVVASAGAFPYMRANNDLESEIHRVEQDAYTGILRAFKVQSDAISWEKESLITELRKELRVSDEEHRELLNKVNEDGTIRRMRELRQAGGSPSGLHHGNMVLYGAEPGSTTKRQRASHSIPLQSAGLQSPMMPSHSVSSAKWGPLQARGTKARTPIPLALPSVDPSSLINHKVYTRWPEDNNFYEATITRYNPVTGEHGLVYDMGTQAESWESVRLCDMAPEDIRWGFDGHLSNRDVWSPSGPMLMRHMTNNGAMAGSIKGRGRLSINETIKDYAPPENGTNRNFDHVDIPNTGSVVMEVKRVLFNPNMPEIEKARKLLKDQEQSLLDAIARLDEASDSDNEDMAMEGRMGSAGERNGITT
- the LOC100284072 gene encoding protein EMSY-LIKE 3 isoform X6, yielding MVCCRVVHFIYYSIGSSPFIVGTDDDLPPAQNRGLRGRSFSGNVVASAGAFPYMRANNDLESEIHRVEQDAYTGILRAFKVQSDAISWEKESLITELRKELRVSDEEHRELLNKVNEDGTIRRMRELRQAGGSPSGLHHGNMVLYGAEPGSTTKRQRASHSIPLQSAGLQSPMMPSHSVSSAKWGPLQARGTKARTPIPLALPSVDPSSLINHKVYTRWPEDNNFYEATITRYNPVTGEHGLVYDMGTQAESWESVRLCDMAPEDIRWGFDGHLSNRDVWSPSGPMLMRHMTNNGAMAGSIKGRGRLSINETIKDYAPPENGTNRNFDHVDIPNTGSVVMEVKRVLFNPNMPEIEKARKLLKDQEQSLLDAIARLDEASDSDNDMAMEGRMGSAGERNGITT
- the LOC100284072 gene encoding Protein EMSY-LIKE 3 (The RefSeq protein has 1 substitution compared to this genomic sequence) yields the protein MKAVGYSPYDSSGTDDDLPPAQNRGLRGRSFSGNVVASAGAFPYMRANNDLESEIHRVEQDAYTGILRAFKVQSDAISWEKESLITELRKELRVSDEEHRELLNKVNEDGTIRRMRELRQAGGSPSGLHHGNMVLYGAEPGSTTKRQRASHSIPLQSAGLQSPMMPSHSVSSAKWGPLQARGTKARTPIPLALPSVDPSSLINHKVYTRWPEDNNFYKATITRYNPVTGEHGLVYDMGTQAESWESVRLCDMAPEDIRWGFDGHLSNRDVWSPSGPMLMRHMTNNGAMAGSIKGRGRLSINETIKDYAPPENGTNRNFDHVDIPNTGSVVMEVKRVLFNPNMPEIEKARKLLKDQEQSLLDAIARLDEASDSDNEDMAMEGRMGSAGERNGITT
- the LOC100284072 gene encoding protein EMSY-LIKE 3 isoform X4, which produces MKAVGYSPYDSSGTDDDLPPAQNRGLRGRSFSGNVVASAGAFPYMRANNDLESEIHRVEQDAYTGILRAFKVQSDAISWEKESLITELRKELRVSDEEHRELLNKVNEDGTIRRMRELRQAGGSPSGLHHGNMVLYGAEPGSTTKRQRASHSIPLQSAGLQSPMMPSHSVSSAKWGPLQARGTKARTPIPLALPSVDPSSLINHKVYTRWPEDNNFYEATITRYNPVTGEHGLVYDMGTQAESWESVRLCDMAPEDIRWGFDGHLSNRDVWSPSGPMLMRHMTNNGAMAGSIKGRGRLSINETIKDYAPPENGTNRNFDHVDIPNTGSVVMEVKRVLFNPNMPEIEKARKLLKDQEQSLLDAIARLDEASDSDNEFLDESFERL